One Campylobacter pinnipediorum subsp. caledonicus genomic window carries:
- a CDS encoding tetrahydrodipicolinate N-succinyltransferase N-terminal domain-containing protein, with amino-acid sequence MLENISENFTQLCKNMQNSDGYKDPIAFSIARITRGKVDKNAILSADYSVVNFKENLLSAAAILLAFKQSGVSLDFSKSELVLDFTKDVVKKAWEIFSVFENEIQKHKNVQVIKAVFDAINKDENSDKFRAVFIFEDEKPQSVEVVYLKLYLLSLNKAPIRSLCLDGAFGVLKNVAWDINNKPIELEWLRENEIELKMNGAYPAILSVDKFPRYLNHIIPSDNTRILETSKVRMGASLHPGTTIMPGAAYVNFNAGTTGSVMVEGRVSSSVIVGEGSDVGGGASILGVLSGTNGNPVSIGKNCLLGANSVTGIPFGDRCIIDAGIAILEGTKIFINEKDRKLLGDVNPDFKFDKDTYKGLELAGLNGLHFRQNSQTGQIVASISKRAIKLNEDLH; translated from the coding sequence ATGCTAGAAAATATATCAGAAAATTTTACACAACTATGTAAAAATATGCAAAACTCAGATGGCTATAAAGACCCTATAGCATTTTCAATAGCAAGAATAACACGTGGTAAGGTTGACAAAAATGCCATATTGTCAGCTGATTATTCTGTTGTAAATTTCAAAGAAAACTTACTATCAGCAGCGGCTATACTTTTGGCATTTAAACAATCAGGAGTAAGTCTTGATTTTAGCAAAAGCGAACTTGTGCTGGATTTTACAAAAGATGTAGTTAAAAAGGCTTGGGAAATTTTTAGTGTTTTTGAAAATGAAATACAAAAACATAAAAATGTGCAGGTTATAAAAGCTGTATTTGATGCGATAAATAAAGATGAAAATTCTGACAAATTTAGAGCTGTTTTTATATTTGAAGATGAAAAACCTCAAAGTGTTGAAGTTGTATATCTTAAACTATACCTGCTTAGCCTAAATAAAGCTCCAATTAGATCGCTTTGTCTTGATGGTGCTTTTGGTGTGTTAAAAAATGTAGCTTGGGACATAAATAACAAGCCAATAGAGCTTGAATGGCTTAGAGAAAATGAGATAGAGCTTAAAATGAATGGAGCATATCCAGCCATACTAAGTGTTGATAAATTTCCAAGATATCTAAATCATATCATACCATCAGATAACACAAGAATACTAGAAACATCAAAAGTAAGAATGGGTGCTAGTTTACATCCAGGAACAACGATAATGCCAGGTGCAGCATATGTGAACTTTAATGCTGGAACAACCGGAAGCGTTATGGTTGAAGGTAGAGTTAGTAGCTCTGTTATCGTTGGAGAAGGAAGCGATGTAGGCGGTGGAGCATCTATACTTGGAGTTCTTAGTGGAACAAATGGAAATCCTGTAAGCATAGGTAAAAACTGTTTACTTGGTGCAAACTCAGTAACAGGAATACCTTTTGGAGATAGATGCATAATAGACGCTGGAATTGCTATCTTAGAAGGAACAAAGATATTTATAAACGAAAAAGATAGAAAACTGCTTGGCGATGTAAATCCTGATTTTAAATTTGACAAAGATACTTATAAGGGTCTTGAACTAGCTGGATTAAATGGTCTTCATTTTAGGCAAAATAGCCAAACCGGACAGATAGTAGCTAGTATATCAAAAAGAGCAATAAAACTAAACGAGGATTTACACTAA
- the fliS gene encoding flagellar export chaperone FliS — protein MATNSNLAYAAYAQSSVGGIESPTKLIQMLYDGILRFIFRTKKAIEAGDFEQKVYYINRTNAIFVELLNSLDYSQGDVAHYLSGLYTRQIQLLAMANIKNDVEILNEITNVVKQLNEAWREVTSDE, from the coding sequence ATGGCTACAAATAGCAATCTAGCTTATGCAGCATACGCACAATCAAGTGTTGGAGGTATAGAATCTCCAACAAAGCTTATACAAATGCTTTATGATGGAATATTGCGTTTTATTTTTAGAACAAAAAAAGCCATAGAAGCTGGCGATTTTGAGCAAAAAGTGTATTATATAAATAGAACCAATGCTATCTTTGTTGAGCTTTTAAACTCTCTTGATTATTCTCAAGGCGATGTGGCTCACTATCTAAGTGGGCTTTATACTCGCCAAATTCAGCTTTTAGCAATGGCCAATATAAAAAATGATGTTGAAATTTTAAATGAGATAACAAATGTTGTTAAACAACTAAATGAGGCTTGGAGAGAGGTTACAAGCGATGAGTGA